The following proteins are encoded in a genomic region of Pirellulales bacterium:
- a CDS encoding HAMP domain-containing protein — HTDDGYFGVFRHVADQNGPVGAVYLRAAMWHPGQELLHYVRIVSLVSVAALSLSVIVSSRLQGLVTAPIVRLTAAAQRISAQRDYSLRVQKAAGDELGTLYDEFNAMLERVAQGERELQAAHDQLESRVQQRTSQLLQTNLKLSREVAERQRAEQELAILHQKLVDAAHRAGMAEIATDVLHNVGNVLNSVNVSCAVAAEQLRDSSAPEVERVARLLDEHRDQLGDFISSDERGQQVPHFLHLLGQQLLVEQAALVREINVLGKNVDHIKDIVAMQQSYAGVSGVVEPVRLADLLEDAVRLNASGLEKHSIEIVRQYAPLPQMLAQKQKLLQVLVNLVQNARDALSESGRLDARLVLSIQRTADEAVRIEVRDNGAGIPAENMTRIFAHGFTTKQMGHGFGLHSCANAAKEMGGRLTATSDGVGCGASFKLDLPLKPIEVLV, encoded by the coding sequence TCCATACGGACGACGGCTATTTCGGAGTCTTTCGTCATGTGGCGGATCAAAACGGGCCCGTCGGCGCTGTCTATTTGCGCGCCGCCATGTGGCATCCCGGTCAAGAGTTGCTGCACTATGTGCGGATTGTGTCGCTGGTCTCTGTCGCCGCGCTCAGCCTGTCGGTGATTGTCTCCAGCCGCTTGCAAGGGTTGGTCACCGCGCCGATCGTGCGACTGACCGCGGCGGCGCAGCGCATCTCCGCGCAGCGCGATTATTCACTCCGCGTGCAAAAGGCGGCTGGCGACGAGCTCGGCACGCTGTACGACGAGTTCAACGCCATGCTCGAACGGGTCGCCCAAGGCGAGCGCGAACTGCAAGCGGCGCACGACCAGCTAGAGTCGCGCGTGCAGCAGCGCACCTCGCAGTTGCTGCAAACCAATCTCAAGCTCAGCCGCGAGGTCGCCGAACGGCAACGCGCCGAGCAAGAACTGGCCATCCTCCATCAAAAACTGGTCGACGCCGCCCATCGCGCCGGCATGGCCGAGATTGCCACCGACGTCTTGCACAACGTCGGCAACGTGCTCAACAGCGTGAACGTCTCCTGCGCGGTCGCCGCCGAACAACTGCGCGACTCCAGCGCCCCAGAGGTCGAGCGCGTCGCGCGGCTGCTCGACGAACATCGCGATCAATTGGGAGACTTCATCTCCAGCGACGAGCGCGGCCAGCAGGTGCCGCACTTTCTCCACCTATTAGGTCAACAACTTCTGGTCGAGCAGGCGGCCCTGGTCCGCGAGATCAATGTGCTCGGCAAGAACGTCGACCACATCAAGGACATTGTGGCCATGCAGCAGTCGTATGCCGGCGTGTCGGGCGTGGTCGAGCCGGTGCGCTTGGCCGATCTGCTGGAAGACGCCGTCCGGCTCAACGCGTCGGGCCTCGAAAAGCACTCCATCGAAATCGTCCGTCAATACGCGCCCTTGCCGCAGATGCTCGCGCAAAAGCAAAAGCTGCTGCAAGTGCTGGTCAACCTGGTGCAAAACGCCCGCGACGCGCTCAGCGAGTCGGGTCGGCTCGATGCGCGGCTCGTCCTGAGCATACAGCGCACGGCCGATGAAGCGGTGCGCATCGAAGTCCGCGACAACGGGGCCGGCATCCCCGCCGAGAACATGACGCGCATTTTCGCGCACGGTTTCACCACCAAACAAATGGGGCATGGCTTTGGCCTGCATAGTTGCGCCAACGCCGCCAAGGAAATGGGCGGCCGCCTGACGGCCACCAGCGACGGCGTCGGCTGCGGCGCCAGCTTCAAGCTCGATCTGCCTCTCAAGCCCATCGAGGTGCTCGTATGA
- a CDS encoding HD domain-containing protein — protein MSGVQNRRVLVVDDNESIHEDFRKVLGKPERVAAELSRAAAALFGRPARSSVARPVFELSSALQGKDGLECARQAVQRGEPFAVAFVDVRMPPGWDGIETAQRLWTVDPNLQIVICTAHSDYSFEQMLERLGYTDRLLILKKPFDNVEVMQLAIALTRKWELAQQARERVDNLEQTVAAQARDVVDTRDVAVFALAQLAESRDPETGQHLERIRSYCRILADELHVRGPYTDLIDEQFVDDIFRSSPLHDIGKVGIPDAILLKPGRLSEREFAILKKHTLIGAGALERAAAHSGCGGFLQMAADIARYHHERWDGTGYPHGLLAEDIPLAARITALADVFDALTSVRVYKAAYDPEIARVMIEEQGGKHFDPAVVDAFRNRFDEFLSTQAALDAKLQEPELELTA, from the coding sequence ATGAGCGGCGTTCAAAACCGCCGGGTGCTCGTGGTCGACGACAATGAGTCGATCCACGAAGATTTTCGCAAAGTGCTCGGCAAGCCCGAGCGCGTCGCGGCCGAACTCTCGCGCGCCGCGGCCGCGTTGTTCGGACGACCGGCCCGCTCTTCTGTCGCGCGCCCCGTGTTCGAGCTGTCCTCGGCGCTGCAAGGTAAAGACGGCCTCGAATGCGCCCGTCAGGCCGTGCAGCGCGGCGAACCATTCGCCGTCGCCTTTGTCGATGTGCGCATGCCTCCCGGTTGGGACGGCATCGAAACGGCGCAGCGCCTTTGGACTGTCGATCCGAACTTGCAGATCGTTATCTGCACCGCGCATTCCGACTACTCCTTCGAGCAAATGCTCGAACGTCTTGGCTACACCGATCGCCTCTTGATCCTCAAAAAGCCGTTCGACAACGTCGAGGTGATGCAGCTCGCCATTGCGCTCACCCGCAAGTGGGAACTGGCCCAGCAAGCGCGCGAGCGCGTCGACAATCTGGAGCAAACCGTGGCCGCGCAGGCGCGCGACGTGGTCGACACCCGCGACGTGGCCGTTTTCGCGCTGGCCCAGTTGGCTGAATCGCGTGATCCCGAAACCGGCCAACATCTCGAGCGCATTCGCTCCTACTGCCGCATCCTCGCCGACGAGCTCCACGTCCGCGGCCCCTACACCGATCTGATCGACGAGCAGTTTGTCGACGACATCTTTCGCTCCAGTCCGCTGCACGACATCGGCAAGGTCGGCATTCCCGACGCTATCTTGCTCAAGCCCGGCCGCTTGAGCGAGCGCGAGTTCGCCATCCTCAAAAAGCACACCCTGATTGGCGCCGGCGCGCTCGAACGCGCCGCCGCCCACAGCGGCTGCGGTGGTTTTTTGCAGATGGCCGCCGACATCGCCCGCTACCACCACGAACGTTGGGACGGCACGGGCTACCCGCATGGCCTCTTGGCCGAAGACATTCCGCTGGCCGCGCGCATCACCGCCTTGGCCGATGTCTTCGACGCGCTCACCAGCGTGCGCGTGTACAAGGCCGCCTACGACCCCGAGATCGCCCGCGTCATGATCGAAGAGCAAGGTGGCAAGCACTTCGATCCGGCGGTGGTCGACGCGTTTCGCAATCGCTTCGACGAATTCCTCAGCACGCAGGCCGCGCTCGACGCGAAGTTGCAGGAGCCCGAATTGGAGCTCACCGCGTAG
- a CDS encoding peptidylprolyl isomerase — MIRLFLVWCVCAATVVAARGAEENAASDATPAASFEAEQAKWTEAVDKLREIDAMYRHSNEQQRVKLRADYSASLDQANALLKEMLPSIIAAYNANPQESKATDFLRSIARLSFDGDRFEQALELARLLARDHRDDAVALSVAGHAAWELELLDEARQHWERAIDLGSLDAQGQRLYESLSERRAVLDAEQALQQKDATADNLPQVLLHTTRGDIVLELYEDDVPNTVANFISLVEDGFYDELEFYRVAAGLGAFGGSPSNDGVGGPGHEILMEKGLRGDRPHVHGAISMTPITATTNGSQFFLTLRPSAAQRLDGKQTVFGRVVEGIDVLERFHRVDAKSKKTIFEPERIITATVQRKRDHDYAAVTTAELAQQKYLAGMKLFGETKFKEAEAVFREGLKLDPKHPNLKFVVAASLLNQFNNKDGEVVLREILAENPKHLLALHFLGYVLMNDNRKEEAIQRLEEALKVSPNHRPTMELLRQARMK; from the coding sequence ATGATTCGATTGTTCTTGGTGTGGTGCGTCTGCGCTGCAACCGTGGTGGCGGCGCGCGGCGCGGAGGAGAACGCAGCGAGCGACGCCACACCGGCGGCCTCGTTTGAAGCCGAACAAGCCAAGTGGACCGAAGCCGTCGACAAGCTGCGCGAGATCGACGCGATGTATCGGCACAGCAACGAGCAGCAACGAGTGAAACTGCGCGCCGACTATTCGGCGTCGCTGGATCAGGCGAACGCGCTGTTGAAGGAGATGTTGCCGTCGATCATCGCCGCCTACAACGCGAACCCCCAAGAAAGCAAGGCAACTGACTTTCTGCGATCGATTGCGCGACTGAGCTTCGACGGCGACCGTTTCGAGCAGGCGCTGGAGCTGGCGCGTTTGTTGGCGCGCGACCATCGCGACGACGCCGTGGCGCTCTCCGTGGCGGGTCACGCGGCGTGGGAACTGGAACTGCTCGACGAGGCGCGCCAGCACTGGGAACGCGCGATCGATTTGGGGAGCCTCGATGCGCAGGGTCAACGGCTTTATGAATCGTTGTCGGAGCGGCGCGCTGTGCTCGACGCAGAACAGGCATTGCAACAAAAAGACGCCACTGCCGACAATCTACCGCAAGTGCTGCTCCACACTACGCGGGGCGACATCGTATTGGAATTATACGAAGACGACGTGCCGAACACTGTCGCCAACTTCATTTCGCTGGTGGAGGACGGATTTTACGACGAGCTGGAGTTCTATCGAGTGGCGGCCGGACTGGGCGCCTTTGGCGGATCGCCCTCGAACGACGGCGTGGGCGGGCCAGGTCATGAGATCTTGATGGAGAAGGGCCTGCGCGGCGATCGCCCGCACGTGCATGGCGCGATCAGCATGACGCCAATAACGGCGACGACCAACGGATCGCAATTCTTTCTCACCCTGCGGCCCAGCGCCGCGCAGCGACTGGACGGCAAGCAAACCGTGTTTGGGCGCGTGGTCGAAGGGATCGACGTGCTGGAACGGTTCCATCGCGTGGACGCTAAATCGAAGAAGACGATCTTCGAGCCCGAGCGGATCATCACGGCCACCGTCCAGCGGAAGCGCGATCACGATTACGCGGCGGTGACCACGGCTGAGTTGGCGCAGCAAAAGTATCTCGCGGGCATGAAGCTGTTCGGCGAGACCAAGTTCAAGGAGGCGGAGGCGGTGTTTCGCGAAGGGCTGAAGCTCGACCCGAAGCATCCCAATTTGAAGTTCGTCGTCGCGGCGTCGCTGTTGAACCAGTTCAACAACAAGGACGGGGAAGTCGTGTTGCGCGAGATTCTGGCGGAGAACCCGAAACACTTGCTGGCGCTGCACTTTTTGGGCTACGTGCTGATGAACGACAATCGCAAGGAAGAGGCGATTCAGCGCTTGGAAGAAGCGCTGAAGGTCAGCCCCAACCACAGGCCCACCATGGAGCTGTTGCGCCAAGCGCGCATGAAATAG
- a CDS encoding DUF1501 domain-containing protein, producing MNLLTDATRLNRRQALLRWANGFGGLALCGLASCSRSHAPTAATAASRGKAKNVIFLYMDGGPSQIDTFDPKPRLAREHGQAIQLRTPATQFQIGRRVLKSPFRFARYGASGAEVSELFPAVATCVDEIAFVRSMVSDHSEHTAANYFLHTGFGVQGRPSMGAWVAYGLGDASENLPGFVVLDGGEMPLGGVDCFSNGFLPAKHQATILRHGSNPMDNLFRLEPNARLQRTKLELIGQLNQQSQAAYAGSSAFEATVDKYELAFRMQAAVPDLLDVSSESAATRRLYGLDDKATATYGRQCLLARRLVERGVRFVQALSPKVADYNRWDQHSFLADHHRGNALAVDRPIAGLLKDLRSRGLLDETLVLWGGEFGRTPMAEAQPLGKDGRDHNPFGFTMWMAGGGVKAGTTYGATDEYGYFAVDNPVQIHDLHATILALLGIDHLSLTYPFNGRDFRLTDVYGTVIDELIA from the coding sequence ATGAATTTGCTCACCGACGCCACCCGCCTGAATCGCCGCCAAGCGCTATTGCGCTGGGCCAACGGATTTGGCGGTTTGGCGCTTTGCGGCTTGGCGTCGTGCAGTCGCAGCCACGCGCCGACAGCGGCGACCGCAGCATCCCGCGGGAAAGCGAAGAACGTCATTTTTTTGTACATGGACGGCGGCCCATCGCAGATCGACACTTTTGATCCTAAGCCGCGACTGGCGCGCGAGCATGGACAGGCGATTCAGCTACGCACGCCGGCGACGCAATTTCAGATTGGGCGGCGCGTATTGAAGTCGCCGTTTCGCTTTGCGCGATATGGCGCTTCGGGGGCCGAGGTGAGCGAGTTGTTTCCGGCGGTGGCGACCTGCGTCGATGAGATCGCATTCGTGCGGTCGATGGTGTCGGATCACTCGGAGCACACCGCAGCGAACTATTTTTTGCACACCGGTTTTGGCGTGCAGGGGCGGCCGAGCATGGGCGCCTGGGTCGCGTATGGACTGGGAGACGCCAGCGAGAATCTGCCGGGCTTCGTGGTGCTGGACGGAGGAGAGATGCCGCTGGGAGGCGTCGATTGCTTCAGCAACGGGTTTCTACCGGCCAAGCACCAAGCGACGATCTTGCGGCACGGATCGAACCCGATGGACAACCTGTTTCGATTGGAACCGAACGCGCGGTTGCAACGGACCAAGCTGGAACTGATTGGGCAATTGAACCAACAATCACAAGCGGCTTACGCCGGATCCAGCGCATTCGAAGCGACCGTGGACAAGTACGAATTGGCGTTTCGGATGCAGGCCGCCGTGCCGGATTTGCTCGACGTCAGCAGTGAGTCGGCGGCGACGCGGCGGCTGTATGGATTGGACGACAAGGCCACGGCAACCTACGGTCGCCAATGCCTTTTGGCGCGAAGGTTGGTCGAACGGGGCGTGCGCTTTGTGCAGGCGCTGTCGCCCAAGGTGGCGGATTACAATCGCTGGGATCAACATTCGTTTTTGGCCGACCATCATCGCGGCAACGCGCTGGCGGTCGATCGGCCGATTGCCGGTTTGCTCAAGGACCTGCGGAGCCGTGGACTGCTGGACGAGACGTTGGTGCTGTGGGGAGGCGAGTTTGGCCGCACGCCGATGGCCGAGGCGCAACCGCTGGGCAAGGATGGGCGCGACCATAACCCCTTTGGCTTCACCATGTGGATGGCGGGCGGCGGCGTGAAGGCGGGAACCACCTACGGCGCCACCGACGAATATGGTTATTTCGCCGTGGACAACCCGGTGCAGATCCACGATTTGCACGCCACAATCTTGGCGCTGTTGGGCATCGATCACCTGAGCTTGACCTACCCATTCAACGGTCGCGATTTTCGGTTGACGGACGTGTATGGCACAGTGATCGACGAGCTGATTGCCTGA
- a CDS encoding PSD1 and planctomycete cytochrome C domain-containing protein: MSIAAEIFWRRLLTLDRRAIARWLLVGIVSLCASKVCRATEPEQFFEQRVHPILAGTCAKCHSGASPKGGLDATSREGLLRGGKRGPAIVPGDSEASRLIQAVRHSPAAELKMPPKEALPSAAVADLSAWIAEGAPWPKAHAATDDALQHWSLLPPQESATGRAEAPSATAWIDAAIAKRAGEAGLTLAPPADRGTLIRRMTYDLLGLPPTPEEVQAFVNDDSEQAVERVVDRLLANPRYGERWARHWLDLVRYADTDGHEFDTDKPNAFRYRDYVIDAFNRDVPYGQFVREQIAGDLLPAAEQRASADGGLCVSPIGTCFWQLGETQNNPVDMEREQANQVENQLDVLGKAVLGLTIGCARCHDHKTDPIATVDYYALAGFLYSSEKSYQCVDNAARVAEQSRCREEFARIAGEQAALARRANEAAIASRLNDVADYLLASRRVLRREPDLRRAEIEFIADRDGLNAARLERWTRHLERAADHGDELFWAWSRLITADDRDWQGAVARLLAEIPRDDDDTTQLAADFDDDTLNGWERAGAAFVATVPSDSAVTGIVGASAAGSLNGPDALTGRLTSKRFAVPKPYLSFRIAGGKDAERLRLSLCINGQALGALSKTGRDSKHLETEFVDVHTLVGKEAYLEIVDESREGGIAVDEIRWSDQPPSAAPTIPQDVQAAMTASGSARELARSYQELLSRSAAARGRTGIVAEWLARDDQPLCLADDELGDFLAEPERQRWQELTQARARLEQACPESAIALVTREGIPQDAWQHLRGEHTSRGPRIARGVLPAVAPSVDSIDRTRSGRLELAQWLTSPENPLTTRVIVNRVWQHHFGAGLVPTSDNFGVSGQPPSHPQLLDDLALWLMRHGWSLKQLHRSILLSATYQQAATPSRHAMETDAENRLLSHWSPQRLDAECIRDALLAVAGNLNPAMGGPSVPWHVPAGIEGRDVPTLSGPLDGDRRRSIYLEVRRNHLTGLLADFGFPRPTGTVGVRSSSSMPSQALALLNHRFVADQAKQWAKRILESAETGDERVARMYWEAFARPPVEAEQHAALTFVERQRAEYTKLNRQAREADLLAWADLAQALINTGEFIVIR; encoded by the coding sequence ATGTCGATCGCCGCAGAAATTTTTTGGCGCCGCCTTTTAACGCTCGATCGCCGCGCGATTGCGCGCTGGCTGTTGGTGGGCATTGTGTCGCTGTGCGCCTCAAAAGTGTGCAGAGCAACGGAGCCGGAACAGTTTTTTGAGCAGCGCGTTCATCCGATCTTGGCCGGCACTTGCGCCAAGTGCCACTCCGGGGCAAGCCCCAAGGGCGGACTGGATGCGACAAGTCGCGAGGGGTTGCTACGCGGGGGGAAGCGCGGGCCAGCGATTGTGCCGGGAGACAGCGAGGCGAGCCGACTGATTCAGGCGGTGCGACATTCGCCAGCCGCCGAGTTGAAGATGCCCCCCAAAGAGGCGCTACCGAGCGCGGCTGTCGCCGATCTGAGCGCATGGATCGCGGAGGGGGCGCCTTGGCCAAAAGCACATGCGGCGACCGACGACGCTTTGCAACACTGGTCGCTATTGCCGCCGCAAGAATCGGCCACAGGGCGTGCGGAGGCGCCGTCGGCGACGGCTTGGATCGACGCCGCTATTGCCAAACGCGCCGGCGAGGCCGGTTTGACGCTGGCGCCGCCGGCCGATCGCGGCACACTGATCCGCCGGATGACGTACGACCTATTGGGGTTGCCGCCGACGCCGGAGGAGGTGCAGGCATTTGTGAATGACGACTCGGAACAGGCGGTGGAACGTGTCGTCGATCGGTTGCTGGCGAACCCTCGCTATGGAGAGCGCTGGGCCCGGCACTGGCTCGATCTGGTTCGCTACGCGGATACGGACGGCCACGAATTTGATACGGACAAGCCCAACGCGTTTCGCTATCGCGATTATGTGATCGACGCATTCAATCGAGATGTGCCTTACGGCCAGTTTGTGCGCGAGCAAATTGCGGGAGACTTGCTGCCGGCGGCGGAACAACGCGCCAGCGCCGATGGCGGCTTGTGCGTGTCGCCAATCGGGACGTGCTTTTGGCAATTGGGCGAGACGCAGAATAACCCGGTCGACATGGAGCGCGAGCAGGCCAACCAGGTTGAAAATCAGCTTGATGTGCTGGGCAAGGCGGTGCTGGGATTGACGATTGGCTGCGCGCGCTGCCACGACCATAAGACCGACCCGATCGCGACGGTCGACTATTACGCCTTGGCGGGGTTCTTGTACAGCAGCGAAAAGTCGTATCAATGCGTCGATAACGCGGCACGCGTGGCTGAGCAATCGCGTTGTCGCGAGGAGTTTGCGCGGATCGCGGGTGAGCAGGCAGCGCTCGCGCGCCGGGCCAATGAAGCGGCGATTGCCTCGCGGTTGAATGACGTGGCCGACTATTTGCTGGCCAGCCGCCGGGTGCTGCGGCGCGAGCCAGATCTGCGCCGCGCGGAAATTGAGTTCATTGCGGATCGCGATGGGCTAAACGCCGCTCGACTGGAACGCTGGACCAGGCACTTGGAGCGGGCGGCCGATCACGGCGACGAGCTGTTCTGGGCATGGAGCCGTTTGATTACTGCCGATGACCGTGACTGGCAGGGAGCCGTGGCCAGGTTGCTAGCCGAGATTCCACGCGACGACGACGATACAACACAACTGGCGGCTGATTTTGACGACGACACTCTCAACGGCTGGGAACGCGCCGGCGCGGCGTTTGTGGCGACTGTGCCCAGTGATAGCGCGGTCACCGGGATCGTAGGCGCGAGCGCGGCCGGCAGCCTGAACGGACCAGACGCGTTGACCGGCAGGCTGACCAGCAAGCGCTTCGCCGTGCCGAAGCCGTATTTGAGTTTTCGCATCGCAGGGGGAAAAGACGCCGAACGGCTGCGATTGAGCCTGTGCATCAACGGCCAGGCCTTGGGCGCGTTGTCGAAGACCGGCCGCGACAGCAAGCACTTGGAAACGGAATTTGTCGACGTGCATACCCTGGTCGGCAAAGAGGCGTATCTGGAGATTGTGGACGAGAGTCGCGAGGGGGGGATCGCGGTCGACGAGATTCGCTGGTCGGATCAGCCACCCAGCGCTGCGCCGACGATACCACAAGATGTTCAAGCGGCGATGACGGCATCTGGAAGCGCGAGAGAATTGGCGCGGAGCTACCAGGAGCTATTGAGCCGATCGGCCGCGGCCCGTGGTCGGACTGGAATCGTCGCCGAATGGTTGGCGCGCGACGACCAACCGCTGTGCCTGGCCGACGACGAGTTGGGGGACTTTCTGGCTGAGCCGGAACGCCAACGGTGGCAAGAACTGACGCAAGCGCGAGCGCGCCTGGAACAGGCATGTCCCGAGAGCGCGATTGCACTAGTCACGCGCGAAGGAATACCGCAAGACGCTTGGCAGCATCTGCGAGGGGAGCATACCAGCCGCGGACCGCGGATCGCGCGGGGGGTGTTGCCGGCGGTGGCGCCAAGCGTAGACAGCATCGACCGCACGCGGAGCGGCCGGTTGGAGTTGGCGCAGTGGCTGACTTCGCCAGAGAACCCGCTGACGACGCGGGTGATTGTGAATCGGGTGTGGCAGCATCATTTTGGCGCGGGGCTCGTGCCGACCAGCGACAATTTTGGCGTCTCCGGGCAACCGCCAAGTCACCCGCAATTGCTCGACGATCTGGCGCTATGGCTGATGCGCCACGGTTGGTCGCTCAAGCAACTGCACCGATCGATCCTGCTTTCGGCGACGTACCAGCAGGCGGCCACGCCCAGCCGGCACGCCATGGAAACCGACGCCGAGAATCGGCTGCTGTCGCATTGGTCGCCGCAACGACTCGATGCCGAGTGCATTCGCGACGCGCTGTTGGCCGTGGCCGGCAACCTGAATCCGGCGATGGGAGGGCCGAGCGTGCCGTGGCACGTGCCGGCAGGGATCGAAGGGCGCGACGTGCCGACGTTGTCGGGGCCGCTAGATGGCGACCGCCGGCGGAGCATCTACTTGGAGGTGCGGCGCAACCACCTGACGGGGCTGTTGGCGGATTTCGGCTTTCCGCGTCCGACCGGCACGGTCGGCGTGCGATCTTCGTCCAGCATGCCGAGTCAAGCGCTGGCACTACTCAATCATCGCTTCGTGGCCGATCAAGCCAAACAGTGGGCGAAGCGAATTTTGGAGAGCGCCGAAACGGGCGACGAGCGCGTGGCGCGAATGTATTGGGAGGCGTTCGCCCGGCCGCCGGTGGAGGCGGAGCAGCATGCGGCGCTAACGTTCGTTGAGCGCCAGCGAGCGGAGTACACCAAGTTGAACCGCCAAGCGCGCGAGGCGGACCTATTGGCCTGGGCCGACTTGGCGCAAGCGCTCATAAACACTGGCGAATTCATCGTGATTCGCTAG
- a CDS encoding redoxin domain-containing protein, with translation MSKHSKSLWLLWLLLSPPLYCHGMEPGERVEEFRLRDLQGRERALSELSGERLTVLLFLGVECPLANLYAPRLTELATEFESQGVRLVGIDSNRQDTPQEVSQYAARHHFPFPLLKDLNNVVADALGAERTPEAYVLDAAGTIRYRGRIDDQYRPGIAGARVQQRDLRAAIAALLQGADPPTARTTAPGCWIGRISKTPPAPTGDPVTWSRQIAPIFQAHCQECHRPGEIGPMSFLSYPEVQGWEAMIAEVVAEGRMPPWHASPEHGEFVNDIRLSSAERELIAEWVRQGAPEGDPAEAPPPQAFPQGWTIPNPDQIVYMSDKPFVVPAEGAVEYQWFEADPGFTEDKWIKAAECRPGNRAVVHHVTVYYKPPGVPFRLQLGKRINLLSGYAPGKVQVHSKYQGRAFFVPAGSTFLFEMHYTPNGTVQEDRSSIGLMFARPDEVEKQMYCVLCGNDSFSIPPGSANFRVDSSYRFDEDSILYSLSPHMHVRGKSFRFDLISPDGRREILLDVPRFEFGWQTNYQFVEPRTVPRGSVMQCVAHYDNSADNPFNPDPNKTIRWGDQSWDEMMIGSFAIAPANQDLRRGVGVGPRSFDPSFWWYPQYTLAIAAALALVGLALALVWWRGRKPRLSASVS, from the coding sequence GTGTCGAAACACTCCAAATCTCTCTGGTTGCTCTGGCTCTTGTTGTCTCCGCCGCTGTATTGCCACGGGATGGAGCCGGGGGAGCGAGTGGAGGAGTTTCGCTTGCGCGACCTGCAGGGCCGCGAGCGCGCGCTGTCGGAGTTGTCTGGCGAGCGTTTGACGGTGCTGTTGTTTCTAGGGGTGGAATGTCCCTTGGCCAACTTGTACGCGCCGCGGCTGACGGAATTGGCGACCGAGTTCGAGTCGCAAGGGGTGCGTTTGGTGGGAATCGACTCGAATCGCCAGGACACGCCGCAAGAAGTGTCGCAATACGCCGCGCGCCACCACTTCCCGTTCCCCTTGCTGAAAGACCTGAACAACGTGGTGGCCGACGCCTTAGGGGCGGAACGCACGCCCGAGGCGTATGTGTTGGACGCGGCAGGGACGATTCGCTACCGGGGGCGCATCGACGATCAGTACCGCCCCGGCATTGCCGGCGCACGTGTGCAACAGCGCGACCTGCGCGCCGCCATTGCGGCGTTGCTGCAAGGGGCCGATCCTCCCACGGCGCGCACCACGGCCCCTGGCTGCTGGATTGGTCGCATCTCCAAGACGCCCCCCGCGCCCACGGGCGATCCGGTCACCTGGTCGCGGCAGATTGCGCCGATCTTTCAGGCGCACTGCCAGGAGTGCCACCGGCCGGGCGAGATCGGGCCGATGTCGTTTCTCAGCTATCCAGAGGTGCAAGGCTGGGAGGCGATGATCGCCGAGGTGGTGGCCGAGGGGCGGATGCCTCCCTGGCACGCCAGTCCCGAGCATGGCGAGTTCGTCAACGACATTCGCTTGTCGAGCGCGGAGCGCGAACTAATTGCCGAGTGGGTTCGTCAGGGCGCGCCCGAGGGCGATCCTGCCGAAGCGCCTCCGCCCCAAGCGTTTCCGCAAGGTTGGACCATCCCCAATCCCGATCAAATCGTCTACATGAGCGACAAACCCTTTGTCGTCCCCGCCGAAGGCGCCGTCGAATATCAGTGGTTCGAGGCCGATCCTGGCTTCACCGAGGACAAGTGGATCAAAGCCGCCGAGTGTCGTCCCGGCAATCGGGCCGTCGTGCATCATGTCACGGTCTACTACAAGCCGCCCGGCGTCCCCTTTCGGTTGCAACTCGGCAAACGCATTAATCTGCTCAGCGGCTACGCGCCGGGCAAAGTGCAGGTCCATTCCAAGTACCAAGGCCGTGCCTTCTTTGTGCCGGCCGGGTCCACCTTTCTGTTCGAAATGCACTACACCCCCAACGGTACAGTGCAAGAAGATCGCAGCTCGATCGGCCTGATGTTCGCGCGCCCCGACGAAGTCGAAAAGCAGATGTACTGCGTCCTTTGCGGCAACGATTCGTTCTCCATTCCGCCAGGCTCCGCCAACTTTCGCGTCGATTCTTCGTATCGCTTCGATGAGGATTCCATTCTCTATTCGCTCAGTCCGCACATGCACGTGCGCGGAAAATCGTTTCGCTTCGATCTGATCTCGCCCGACGGCCGCCGCGAGATCTTGCTCGACGTGCCGCGCTTCGAGTTCGGCTGGCAAACCAATTATCAATTTGTCGAACCGCGCACCGTGCCGCGCGGCAGCGTAATGCAATGCGTCGCCCACTACGACAACTCGGCCGACAATCCCTTCAATCCCGATCCCAATAAGACGATACGTTGGGGCGATCAAAGCTGGGACGAAATGATGATTGGCTCGTTCGCCATCGCGCCGGCCAATCAAGACCTGCGCCGTGGCGTCGGTGTCGGTCCGCGCTCGTTCGATCCCAGCTTTTGGTGGTATCCGCAATACACGTTGGCCATCGCCGCCGCCTTGGCGCTGGTCGGCTTGGCGCTAGCGCTAGTCTGGTGGCGTGGCCGTAAACCGCGTTTGTCCGCGAGCGTCTCATGA